A genome region from Clostridium pasteurianum includes the following:
- the nirJ2 gene encoding putative heme d1 biosynthesis radical SAM protein NirJ2: MIISWNTTNKCNMHCEHCYRDSGKMAEGELSTTEGKKLIDDISKAGFKIMIFSGGEPLLREDIYELIGYASKIGLRCVIGSNGTLITLEAAQKLKKAGVMRAGISLDSLKAKKHDSFRNYSGAWENTIIGIENLKKAGISFQINTTVMKWNKDEVKDITDFGVNLGASAHHVFFLVPTGRGANLEEQILSKDDYENLIKDIMLKQTQGNIEIKPTCAPQFVRIAEQNNIETRFKKGCLAGIKYCIISPTGNVQPCAYLNFSAGNVKQKSFGEIWRKSPILKKLRTMEYGGKCGTCKYKNKCGGCRARAAFYSNGDIMASDTWCIYNEYEENKING, translated from the coding sequence ATGATTATATCTTGGAATACTACTAATAAGTGTAATATGCATTGTGAGCATTGTTATAGAGATTCTGGAAAGATGGCAGAGGGAGAACTTAGTACAACTGAGGGAAAAAAGCTTATAGATGATATATCAAAGGCAGGATTTAAAATAATGATTTTCTCTGGAGGAGAACCTTTACTTAGAGAGGATATTTACGAATTGATAGGCTATGCGTCAAAAATTGGCTTAAGATGTGTTATAGGTAGCAATGGAACTCTCATAACATTAGAGGCAGCACAGAAGCTAAAAAAAGCAGGAGTTATGCGTGCAGGGATAAGCCTAGATAGTCTAAAGGCAAAAAAGCATGATAGTTTTAGAAATTATTCTGGAGCGTGGGAAAATACTATTATAGGAATAGAAAATTTGAAAAAGGCTGGTATTTCATTTCAAATAAACACAACAGTAATGAAATGGAATAAAGATGAAGTAAAAGATATAACTGATTTTGGAGTGAATTTAGGAGCTTCAGCTCATCATGTGTTTTTTTTAGTGCCAACGGGTAGAGGAGCAAATCTTGAAGAGCAAATTTTAAGCAAGGATGATTATGAAAATCTAATTAAGGATATAATGTTAAAGCAAACACAGGGAAATATAGAAATAAAGCCTACTTGTGCTCCTCAATTTGTAAGAATTGCAGAGCAAAATAATATTGAGACTAGGTTTAAGAAGGGATGTCTTGCAGGAATAAAATATTGTATTATTAGCCCTACAGGAAATGTTCAGCCTTGTGCATATTTGAATTTTTCTGCTGGAAATGTAAAGCAGAAATCGTTTGGAGAAATATGGAGGAAAAGCCCTATTTTAAAAAAGCTTAGAACAATGGAGTATGGAGGAAAGTGTGGCACTTGTAAATATAAAAATAAATGTGGTGGTTGTAGAGCGCGTGCAGCTTTTTATAGTAATGGAGATATTATGGCTTCTGACACATGGTGTATTTATAATGAGTATGAGGAGAACAAAATTAATGGATGA
- the nirJ1 gene encoding putative heme d1 biosynthesis radical SAM protein NirJ1 — protein MIGISKLLCSSESYGDKLRYVKEAKNQKNGTTSNLGPVVVFNCTKTCNLRCKHCYAGSDGKNYKDELSTEDAYSLIADLSEFKVPVIIFSGGEPLIRKDIFELIEFAKKNNIRSTLSTNGTLIDKETAKKIKKVGVSYVGISIDGIGEKNDSFRGKNGAYEKAIEGIRNCKDVGQKVGLRFTISQYNYEEIAKIFKLIKEEKIDRVCFYHLVYSGRGSLMINKDISNKEARAAMDLIMDKTLELGNKVEILTVDNHADAVYLYLKAKDKFKGKENDILKLLEINGGNRSGIAIANVDYRGNVHPDQFTPNHTFGNVKDKKFKDIWTDYSNSILKGLKNRKKLLRGRCGKCKWLSICNGNFRARAEAVTGDFWASDPACYLTNNEIGVFENEGLI, from the coding sequence ATGATAGGAATATCTAAACTTTTATGTTCAAGTGAGAGTTACGGAGATAAATTAAGATATGTAAAAGAAGCAAAAAATCAGAAAAATGGAACTACAAGTAATTTAGGACCTGTTGTGGTTTTTAATTGTACAAAAACTTGTAATTTAAGATGTAAGCATTGTTATGCTGGTTCTGATGGAAAAAACTATAAGGATGAACTTTCAACAGAGGATGCATATAGCTTAATTGCAGACTTAAGTGAGTTTAAAGTTCCTGTAATAATATTTTCAGGAGGAGAACCCTTAATAAGAAAGGATATATTTGAACTTATAGAATTTGCAAAAAAAAATAATATAAGAAGCACGCTTTCAACAAATGGAACACTTATAGATAAGGAAACTGCTAAAAAAATAAAAAAAGTTGGTGTAAGTTATGTTGGCATAAGTATTGATGGCATAGGAGAAAAAAATGATAGCTTTAGAGGGAAAAATGGAGCTTATGAAAAAGCAATTGAAGGAATTAGAAATTGCAAAGATGTGGGACAAAAGGTTGGATTAAGATTTACTATAAGTCAATATAATTACGAAGAAATTGCAAAAATATTTAAATTAATTAAAGAAGAAAAAATTGATAGGGTGTGTTTTTATCATCTTGTATATTCAGGAAGAGGAAGTTTAATGATTAATAAAGACATATCTAATAAAGAAGCCAGAGCAGCGATGGATTTAATTATGGACAAAACTCTTGAGCTCGGAAATAAAGTAGAAATATTGACAGTGGATAATCACGCAGATGCTGTTTATCTTTACTTAAAAGCAAAGGATAAATTTAAGGGTAAAGAAAATGATATTCTTAAGCTTCTTGAAATAAATGGAGGAAATCGTTCTGGCATAGCTATTGCAAATGTTGATTATAGAGGAAATGTACATCCTGATCAATTTACACCAAACCACACCTTTGGAAATGTTAAAGATAAGAAATTCAAAGATATTTGGACTGATTATTCAAATTCCATTCTTAAAGGACTTAAAAATAGGAAGAAACTATTAAGAGGAAGATGTGGAAAGTGCAAATGGCTTTCTATATGCAATGGGAATTTTAGAGCAAGAGCAGAAGCTGTTACAGGGGATTTTTGGGCGTCAGATCCAGCGTGCTATTTAACAAATAATGAAATAGGTGTTTTTGAAAATGAAGGATTGATTTGA
- a CDS encoding aldose 1-epimerase, producing MKSLNQNSYIKEISWKNNWAVKFSAGGYEAIIVPDVGGNVVELKNIDKKVSILRTPLEDLSLTDFRKRPQVYGLPVLFPPNRIEDGTFKLGEKVYKFPINEPKNNNYLHGFIKSEKWELTKKQIFDDKVVVEVEFAFTEKHKFYKYFNHKFLFKLSYELSKNGLKQITSVKNLSSEEMPVSVGYHTPFNVPFCEDGKVGDYRLKVSVDKYWPQDGRKLPTEESLELNDEQRKYVEDGIVPSCHPIESLYSLKNIKVNGKDFKGAFIEDVSKKLRVVYKMGDSYKYLVVWNDMGDKKYVCIEPQSSIINSPNVKMDKSISGFTTIKPGEMWSEECNIFVEDIK from the coding sequence ATGAAAAGTTTGAATCAAAATTCATATATAAAAGAAATTTCTTGGAAAAACAATTGGGCTGTAAAGTTTTCAGCAGGAGGGTATGAAGCTATTATTGTGCCTGATGTAGGTGGAAATGTAGTAGAGCTTAAAAATATTGATAAAAAAGTCAGTATATTAAGAACTCCTTTAGAAGATTTAAGTCTTACAGATTTCAGAAAAAGACCTCAAGTATATGGACTTCCAGTATTGTTTCCTCCAAATAGAATAGAGGATGGTACTTTTAAATTAGGCGAAAAAGTATATAAGTTTCCAATAAATGAGCCTAAAAATAATAATTATTTACATGGTTTTATCAAGAGCGAAAAATGGGAATTAACTAAAAAGCAAATTTTTGATGATAAAGTAGTAGTAGAAGTTGAGTTTGCATTTACTGAAAAACATAAATTTTATAAATACTTTAATCATAAGTTTCTATTCAAATTGTCATATGAGCTTTCTAAGAATGGTTTAAAGCAGATAACAAGTGTTAAAAATTTGAGCAGTGAGGAAATGCCAGTATCAGTTGGATACCATACTCCTTTTAATGTTCCATTTTGTGAGGATGGAAAAGTAGGGGACTATAGGCTTAAGGTATCTGTGGATAAATATTGGCCTCAAGACGGAAGAAAACTTCCTACAGAAGAAAGTTTAGAACTTAATGATGAACAGAGAAAATATGTAGAAGATGGTATTGTGCCATCATGTCATCCAATAGAATCACTTTATTCTTTGAAAAATATTAAGGTTAACGGAAAAGACTTTAAGGGTGCCTTTATTGAGGATGTTTCAAAGAAGTTAAGAGTAGTTTATAAAATGGGTGATAGCTATAAATATCTTGTAGTATGGAATGATATGGGGGATAAAAAATATGTATGTATAGAACCTCAATCATCGATTATAAACTCTCCAAACGTAAAAATGGACAAGAGCATCTCTGGTTTTACCACAATCAAGCCAGGTGAAATGTGGAGTGAAGAGTGTAACATATTTGTAGAAGATATAAAGTAA
- a CDS encoding tagaturonate reductase has product MKLNRSNFKGYKKYPERVIQFGEGNFLRAFVDWQINKMNKEAGFNSSVVIVQPLAGGLVDKLNEQDGLYTLYLQGVKDGKPIKEHEVIESVSRGINPYSNYDEYLKLAENPEMRFVVSNTTEAGIAFDENDKLDDSKCPSSYPAKLTTLLYRRFKFFKGDKNKGFIIIPCELIDRNGEKLEKIIFKYAELWNLGLEFTTWLKEANTFCCSLVDRIVPGYPRDTIDEVLKELGYEDNLVDVGEYFHLWVIEGPAWIGNELPFEKAGLNVKIVKDVTPYRTRKVRILNGAHTSLVPVAYLYGLDTVGESVADKVMGKYLHETVYDEIIPTLDLPEDELKYFAGAVLERFTNPFVKHYLMSIALNSMSKFETRDLPSLLEYKKRKGVLPKKLVFSLAALIEFYKGKRGNEDIKLSDNQDVLDLYKELWSKFDGSDAGYENIVKTVLGYEKNWKMDLNKVEGLTEAVTKNLKNIDKLGIKEAVKTVM; this is encoded by the coding sequence ATGAAATTAAATAGGAGTAATTTTAAAGGATATAAAAAATATCCAGAAAGAGTTATACAATTTGGAGAAGGAAATTTTTTAAGAGCATTTGTAGATTGGCAAATAAATAAAATGAATAAAGAAGCTGGTTTTAACAGTAGTGTAGTAATAGTTCAACCTTTAGCTGGAGGATTAGTAGATAAACTTAATGAACAAGATGGACTTTATACACTATATTTACAGGGAGTAAAAGACGGAAAACCTATTAAAGAGCATGAAGTAATTGAAAGTGTAAGTAGAGGTATAAATCCATATTCAAATTATGATGAATACTTAAAGCTTGCAGAAAATCCAGAAATGAGATTTGTTGTTTCAAATACTACTGAAGCAGGAATAGCTTTTGATGAAAATGATAAGCTTGATGATAGTAAATGTCCAAGCAGTTATCCAGCTAAATTAACAACATTATTATATAGAAGATTCAAGTTCTTTAAAGGTGATAAAAACAAAGGATTTATTATCATCCCATGTGAACTTATTGATAGAAATGGTGAAAAACTTGAAAAAATTATATTCAAGTATGCAGAACTTTGGAACCTTGGCTTAGAATTTACTACTTGGTTAAAGGAAGCAAATACTTTCTGCTGTTCATTAGTAGATAGAATTGTTCCAGGATATCCAAGAGATACTATAGATGAAGTACTTAAAGAATTAGGATATGAAGACAATTTAGTTGATGTAGGAGAGTACTTCCACTTATGGGTAATCGAAGGACCAGCATGGATAGGAAATGAACTTCCATTTGAAAAAGCAGGATTAAATGTAAAAATCGTTAAGGATGTTACACCATATAGAACTAGAAAAGTTAGAATATTAAATGGTGCACATACATCACTTGTTCCAGTAGCTTATCTTTATGGATTGGATACAGTTGGAGAATCAGTTGCAGATAAGGTAATGGGAAAATACTTACATGAAACAGTATATGATGAAATAATACCAACACTAGATTTACCAGAAGATGAACTTAAATACTTTGCAGGAGCTGTACTTGAAAGATTTACAAACCCATTTGTAAAACATTATCTTATGAGCATAGCATTAAATTCTATGTCAAAGTTTGAAACTAGAGATTTACCATCATTATTAGAGTACAAAAAGAGAAAGGGAGTACTTCCAAAGAAACTTGTATTCTCATTAGCAGCTTTAATAGAGTTCTATAAAGGTAAAAGAGGAAATGAAGACATTAAATTATCAGATAATCAGGATGTATTAGATTTATATAAAGAATTATGGTCAAAATTTGATGGTAGTGATGCAGGATACGAAAATATAGTTAAGACTGTATTAGGATATGAAAAGAACTGGAAAATGGATTTAAATAAAGTAGAAGGATTAACAGAAGCAGTAACTAAAAACTTAAAGAATATTGATAAACTTGGAATAAAGGAAGCTGTAAAAACAGTTATGTAA
- a CDS encoding LacI family DNA-binding transcriptional regulator has product MSVTIKDIAKIANVSHTTVSRALNNSPVINEDTKKRILEIAKKFNYVPNYNAKSLVLNKSYNIGLFFSSISKGTSPSFFHEIVDGVSSVVEQNYNLVIKGIDNCGDFKYITRKRFDGIILVSQSESDNPFIYDVMNKEIPLVVLNREIEEKNIINIVSAEKEGAYAATEYLIKNGHKKIAIIEGKEGFKSSVHRKYGFINALVDNKMQIQNKYFKSGNYDVESGFSAMKELLELDDRPTAVFCSNDDMAVGAIKAVAMSGLKVPDDISLVGFDGSIFCEYVTPALTTIRKQSMQIGIVGANKMFELIKDSEFEAKKIYIGTELIIRDSVKKIES; this is encoded by the coding sequence ATGAGTGTTACAATTAAGGATATTGCTAAGATAGCCAATGTTTCTCATACTACCGTTTCAAGGGCTTTGAACAATAGTCCTGTTATAAACGAAGATACAAAAAAGAGAATTTTGGAAATAGCAAAAAAATTTAATTATGTGCCAAATTATAATGCTAAAAGCTTAGTTCTAAATAAATCTTATAATATAGGACTCTTTTTTTCGAGTATTAGTAAAGGTACATCCCCGAGTTTCTTTCATGAAATTGTAGATGGGGTTAGCAGTGTAGTAGAACAAAATTATAATTTAGTTATAAAAGGAATTGATAATTGCGGTGATTTTAAATACATAACCAGAAAAAGATTTGATGGAATAATATTAGTAAGTCAAAGTGAAAGTGATAATCCCTTTATATATGATGTAATGAACAAGGAAATACCTTTGGTAGTTTTAAATAGAGAAATAGAAGAAAAAAATATTATAAATATAGTTTCTGCTGAAAAAGAGGGAGCATATGCTGCCACAGAATATTTGATCAAGAATGGACACAAGAAAATAGCAATTATAGAGGGTAAAGAAGGCTTTAAATCATCTGTACACAGAAAGTATGGTTTTATAAATGCTTTAGTAGATAATAAAATGCAAATTCAAAACAAATATTTTAAGAGTGGAAATTATGATGTTGAAAGTGGATTTTCAGCTATGAAAGAGTTACTTGAACTAGATGATAGACCTACTGCTGTTTTTTGTTCTAATGATGATATGGCTGTAGGTGCTATTAAGGCTGTTGCAATGAGTGGACTAAAAGTCCCAGATGATATTTCTCTTGTTGGATTTGATGGAAGTATATTTTGTGAATATGTGACACCTGCGCTTACAACAATAAGGAAACAATCAATGCAAATTGGTATAGTTGGAGCTAATAAAATGTTTGAGCTTATAAAAGATTCCGAATTTGAAGCAAAGAAAATTTACATAGGTACAGAACTTATTATAAGAGATTCTGTAAAAAAAATAGAGAGCTAA
- a CDS encoding glycoside-pentoside-hexuronide (GPH):cation symporter, giving the protein MKKLTLKEKISYGLGDFGNGFMFDLGQAYLLQFYTDVVGIASAAAGSIFLVTKLFDAIMDPIAGTIIDSKKPGKNGKFKSTMFISSILLAIMTVITFTNPGKTAGSKLAFAYVTYMLWGVLYSFTNVPYGSLGSVITQDVQDRTALSTFRQIGSSGALLITGVVFMPLISLFGSGRIAYVIVTAVMGCIGVVSFYTTYKNTTEIVVHDPKKEEKITIHTIVNAIFHNRALLALILMTLFSISAYNIKTQIVVYYCKYNLKNANLVSYVNFFTIGCSVIGVSFLPKLVKIFGKKKTAVVVFLISAASDAVNFLIPGPHFIAFIILATISFMSLSIANGVTWAFVSDTIDYGEWKNGERREGITYSVFNLSRKIAQAIAGSTAGFGLTLVGYVANAHQSSHTLLGIKGLLLLYPACAAGVAAIMIGLVYNLSDTKFSKIIGELKARNAKA; this is encoded by the coding sequence GTGAAAAAATTAACCTTAAAAGAAAAGATATCATACGGGTTGGGCGACTTTGGCAATGGTTTTATGTTTGATTTGGGTCAGGCATATTTGCTACAATTTTATACGGATGTTGTTGGAATAGCATCAGCTGCAGCAGGAAGTATATTCTTAGTAACTAAACTATTTGATGCCATTATGGATCCAATAGCTGGAACTATAATAGATTCAAAAAAGCCAGGTAAAAATGGAAAATTTAAATCTACAATGTTTATATCCAGTATATTACTTGCTATAATGACAGTTATAACTTTTACTAACCCTGGTAAGACAGCTGGTTCTAAGTTAGCATTTGCATACGTAACATATATGCTATGGGGTGTATTATACTCATTTACTAACGTTCCATATGGTTCACTTGGTTCAGTTATTACTCAAGATGTACAAGATAGAACAGCTTTATCTACTTTCAGACAAATAGGTTCATCTGGTGCACTATTAATAACAGGTGTAGTATTTATGCCTCTTATAAGTTTATTTGGTAGTGGTAGAATTGCATATGTAATAGTTACTGCAGTTATGGGATGCATTGGAGTAGTATCATTTTATACTACTTATAAGAATACAACAGAAATTGTTGTTCATGATCCTAAAAAAGAAGAAAAGATAACAATTCATACAATTGTAAATGCTATATTTCATAATAGAGCGTTACTTGCCTTGATTCTTATGACATTGTTTTCGATATCAGCTTATAATATAAAAACACAAATAGTTGTATATTACTGCAAATATAATTTGAAAAATGCAAATTTGGTATCATACGTAAACTTTTTTACAATAGGATGTTCTGTCATTGGAGTTTCATTTCTTCCTAAATTAGTTAAAATATTTGGAAAAAAGAAAACAGCAGTTGTGGTATTTTTAATAAGTGCTGCTTCTGATGCTGTTAATTTCTTAATACCAGGACCACATTTTATTGCGTTTATAATACTTGCAACTATTTCCTTCATGTCATTAAGTATAGCAAATGGCGTTACATGGGCATTTGTTTCAGATACAATTGATTATGGTGAATGGAAAAATGGTGAAAGAAGAGAAGGTATTACTTATTCAGTATTCAACTTATCAAGAAAAATTGCTCAGGCTATAGCAGGAAGTACAGCTGGATTTGGTTTGACTTTAGTAGGTTATGTTGCAAATGCACATCAAAGCTCACATACTTTACTTGGAATAAAAGGATTATTACTTTTATATCCTGCATGTGCAGCTGGAGTAGCAGCAATTATGATAGGTCTTGTATATAATCTTTCAGATACTAAATTCTCTAAGATAATAGGTGAATTAAAGGCAAGGAACGCAAAAGCTTAA
- the uxaC gene encoding glucuronate isomerase: protein MKKFMDEKFMLSNKTAEKLYNDYAKDMPIIDYHCHISPKEICENKKFKNITEVWLYGDHYKWRLMRSCGIDEKYITGDSSDYEKFLAFVKALETAIGNPLYHWSHLELQKYFNIHEVINQKNAPAIWEKANKVLNDGLTVREIIKNSNVKAVCTTDDPIDSLEYHLKLKEDKSFDVKVLPAFRPDKALRIEKEEFPSWVKKLAKVSGKTVDNYSEFLEALKSRIEFFHSVGGRVSDHALDYVPYLEASEEEVDKIFKKGLKGEKVSFEDETKFKTYTMKFLGKEYAKRGWAMELHINAQRDNNGRMYDKMGPDTGFDSVNDSSVAGPLSNLLNSLEREEALPKTILYSLNPNDNFVLGTLLGCFQGTKAFGKIQLGAAWWFNDHRDGMVEQMKTLANLGAFSTFIGMLTDSRSFLSYTRHDYFRRILCDLIGKWVENGEFPDDMELLGKMVKDICFNNANNYFNMGL, encoded by the coding sequence ATGAAAAAGTTTATGGATGAAAAATTTATGCTGTCAAATAAAACAGCAGAAAAGCTCTATAATGATTATGCTAAAGATATGCCAATAATAGACTATCACTGTCATATAAGCCCTAAGGAAATATGCGAAAATAAGAAGTTTAAAAATATAACAGAAGTATGGCTTTATGGGGACCACTATAAGTGGAGACTTATGAGAAGCTGCGGAATAGATGAAAAATATATAACTGGTGATTCTTCTGATTATGAGAAGTTTTTAGCATTTGTTAAAGCTCTTGAAACAGCTATAGGAAATCCATTATATCACTGGTCTCATTTAGAGCTTCAAAAGTATTTTAATATACATGAAGTAATAAACCAGAAAAATGCTCCTGCAATATGGGAAAAGGCAAATAAAGTTTTAAATGATGGACTTACAGTAAGAGAAATCATTAAAAATTCTAATGTTAAAGCAGTATGTACAACAGATGATCCTATAGATTCTCTTGAATATCATTTAAAGCTTAAGGAAGATAAAAGTTTTGATGTAAAGGTACTTCCAGCATTTAGACCTGATAAAGCATTAAGAATTGAAAAAGAAGAATTCCCATCATGGGTTAAAAAATTAGCAAAGGTTTCAGGCAAGACTGTAGATAACTATAGTGAGTTTTTAGAAGCTCTTAAGAGCAGAATAGAATTTTTCCATTCAGTTGGAGGAAGAGTTTCTGATCATGCTTTAGATTATGTACCATATTTAGAAGCATCTGAAGAAGAAGTGGACAAGATATTTAAAAAAGGCTTAAAAGGTGAAAAAGTAAGTTTTGAAGATGAGACTAAATTTAAAACATATACTATGAAATTCTTAGGAAAAGAATATGCAAAACGTGGATGGGCAATGGAACTTCACATAAATGCACAGAGAGATAATAATGGTAGAATGTATGACAAAATGGGTCCAGATACAGGATTCGATTCTGTTAATGATTCTAGTGTTGCAGGACCTCTTTCAAATCTTCTTAATTCTCTTGAAAGGGAAGAAGCACTTCCTAAAACTATACTATATAGCTTGAATCCTAATGATAACTTTGTTCTTGGAACTTTACTTGGATGTTTCCAGGGAACTAAAGCTTTTGGAAAAATTCAATTAGGAGCCGCTTGGTGGTTTAATGATCATAGAGATGGAATGGTAGAACAAATGAAAACACTTGCTAATTTAGGAGCATTTAGTACATTTATTGGAATGCTTACAGATTCAAGAAGCTTCTTATCATATACAAGACATGACTATTTCAGAAGAATACTATGTGACTTAATTGGAAAATGGGTAGAAAATGGTGAATTCCCAGATGACATGGAGTTACTTGGAAAGATGGTTAAAGATATATGCTTTAACAATGCTAACAATTATTTTAATATGGGATTATAA
- a CDS encoding aldose 1-epimerase — MTRLNNCVSHTQKIENIKWKDHNCIRFMSGGYEAVIVPKVGANIIQLKYNPKGVDLLRTPKEDVSFEEFRGLPQVYGLPVLFPPNRIEDGTFKFENRIYKFPINEPDKNNYIHGFIKSDRWNVVRKEILQNKVVITAEFDFTKSHKYYKYFPHEYSFIIEYKLSEYGLEQTTSITNLSDENIPICVGYHTAFNIPFKKDSSKDDYRLIASVNKKWRLNERSLPTGESCNLNSVESHYLSDGIKPLEQPVDDIYSLENSNIDGKNFRGAIIENVKEKIRVVYEMGEEYKYMMLWNDMGDKGYACIEPQSCIINAPNVKLDNSVSGFKSLKPKESWKASCEIKVF; from the coding sequence ATGACAAGATTGAATAATTGTGTAAGCCATACTCAGAAAATAGAGAATATAAAATGGAAAGATCACAATTGTATACGTTTTATGTCAGGAGGATATGAGGCAGTAATTGTTCCGAAAGTTGGTGCAAATATAATACAATTAAAGTATAATCCTAAAGGAGTAGATTTACTTAGAACGCCAAAGGAAGACGTGAGTTTTGAGGAATTTAGAGGATTACCTCAGGTTTATGGGTTGCCTGTATTATTTCCTCCCAATAGAATAGAGGATGGTACTTTTAAATTTGAAAACAGGATATATAAGTTTCCCATAAATGAACCGGATAAGAATAATTATATACATGGATTTATAAAAAGTGATAGATGGAATGTAGTAAGGAAGGAGATATTACAAAATAAAGTTGTAATAACAGCTGAATTTGATTTTACTAAGAGTCATAAGTATTATAAATATTTTCCTCATGAATATTCATTTATAATAGAATATAAATTATCAGAATATGGACTAGAGCAGACTACAAGTATTACTAATTTAAGTGATGAAAATATACCTATATGTGTTGGATATCATACCGCTTTTAATATTCCATTTAAGAAAGATAGCAGCAAGGATGATTATAGACTGATAGCCTCTGTCAATAAAAAGTGGAGGTTAAATGAAAGAAGTTTGCCAACAGGTGAAAGCTGTAATCTTAATTCTGTGGAAAGTCATTATTTAAGTGATGGTATTAAACCCTTAGAGCAGCCAGTGGATGATATTTATTCTCTTGAAAATTCAAATATAGATGGAAAGAATTTTAGAGGAGCGATTATTGAAAATGTTAAAGAAAAGATAAGAGTTGTTTATGAAATGGGAGAAGAGTACAAATATATGATGTTGTGGAATGACATGGGTGATAAAGGTTATGCTTGTATTGAGCCACAATCATGTATAATAAATGCTCCAAATGTAAAATTGGATAATAGTGTGTCTGGATTCAAGAGCTTAAAGCCTAAAGAAAGCTGGAAAGCATCATGCGAAATAAAAGTATTTTAA
- a CDS encoding helix-turn-helix domain-containing protein: MGSYEVLPIGNKIKNLRKKYSLNQEQLAGNDITRNLISQIENGKANLTQNAAKIMLKNLKKICHNKNIKVNENIDYLMESEVSQANKIIDRYIEGLTDLSIYKDGTFEHKLSEAEEFLASWDIRNKKIFIFDIAGDYYCSANDFYNSAIYYEKAKALIDTTTCKENLISILRKLSMVYYYIGKYEEDIKNCDFALNHFTNMSKKYYCIFTFNSALCYFKLKEYNKTLYGCKKIEKAIKKIDTKKYYEVLLQEAICLVELNEYERSLKILINLADNIDKDDTSNYVTILINLAENYLHMDNMVKTKETLNIINANINNLNQDSKCLSEIYLNLGELYAKLHNTTKAEELYSKALTYAKKFNCDCLIEDILSKLMDIYISSKDNRKVSKIKDEYFMISSREEKIIVPLERKLIEFYLGTENVQALKELYNLNKKLS, from the coding sequence ATGGGAAGTTATGAAGTACTGCCTATTGGCAATAAAATTAAAAACTTAAGAAAAAAGTATAGTCTGAATCAAGAACAACTGGCAGGAAATGACATAACTAGAAATCTTATAAGTCAAATAGAGAATGGTAAGGCAAATCTCACCCAAAATGCTGCTAAAATTATGTTAAAGAATCTAAAAAAAATATGCCATAACAAGAACATAAAAGTTAATGAAAATATAGATTATTTAATGGAAAGTGAAGTTTCCCAAGCTAATAAAATAATTGATAGATACATTGAAGGACTTACAGATTTAAGTATATATAAAGATGGTACGTTTGAGCATAAACTTAGTGAAGCAGAAGAATTTTTGGCTAGTTGGGATATTAGAAATAAAAAAATCTTTATCTTTGATATAGCTGGAGATTATTATTGTAGTGCAAATGATTTTTATAATAGTGCAATATATTATGAAAAAGCTAAAGCTTTAATTGATACAACCACATGTAAAGAAAATCTTATATCTATTTTAAGAAAGTTATCAATGGTTTATTATTATATTGGAAAGTATGAAGAAGATATAAAGAACTGTGATTTTGCTTTAAACCATTTTACTAATATGAGCAAAAAATACTATTGCATTTTTACTTTTAATAGTGCTCTATGTTACTTTAAATTGAAAGAATATAATAAAACCTTATATGGATGCAAGAAAATTGAAAAAGCAATAAAAAAAATAGATACTAAAAAGTATTATGAGGTATTACTGCAAGAAGCTATTTGTTTAGTAGAACTTAATGAATATGAAAGAAGTTTAAAAATATTGATTAATTTAGCAGATAATATTGATAAAGATGATACCTCAAATTATGTAACAATATTGATTAACCTAGCAGAAAATTATTTACATATGGATAATATGGTGAAAACAAAAGAAACTTTAAATATCATAAATGCGAATATAAATAATTTGAATCAAGATAGTAAATGCTTATCAGAAATATATTTAAATCTAGGCGAACTATATGCAAAACTTCATAATACAACAAAAGCGGAAGAACTATATTCTAAAGCTCTAACATATGCAAAAAAGTTTAATTGTGATTGTTTAATAGAGGATATATTATCGAAGTTAATGGATATATATATTTCTTCCAAAGATAATAGGAAAGTATCGAAAATTAAAGACGAATATTTTATGATATCTTCAAGAGAAGAAAAAATAATTGTGCCTCTTGAGCGTAAGCTTATAGAATTCTATTTAGGTACAGAAAATGTACAGGCTCTTAAAGAACTATATAATCTTAATAAAAAACTATCATAA